The DNA window CTATATGACTATATATGCTGGAAAGACATAGTTTTGATACAGAACACTATTAAAAgtaaagggaagaggaagaaaaacagagtcATAGATCTTTACTACACTGGTCAGTTTGCTTGCTGCTAAAGGTATCAGTCTCTACAGAACAGGCTGTGCTAGGATCACCCTCAACACTGCAGATAATTGCCAGGCCCATTCTTTCCATTTACCACACTGTATATAAATGGAGTTTGATTCCATCAACTAGACTGCCTGATGGACAAATTAAACAGCTTATAGAACTAAAAGACATAGTGATCTAACATGCACTTTTTGTACGTTTAGAAGTCCTCTGTTTCTGCTTATATGACAGAGCTTCTCACAAAGTTAGTAAAAATTAGGTTATATTTTGTCCACTGCTAGGAGATCACATAGCTAGAGTGCAACAACACATAGCATTGCCATCTTAGCTAGAGGGCTAGAGAGCAGCTTTTGAGAGTACTGTCATTTGGCAGCTTCCAGATGAAGTAAATTATACTCCAAAGACAGGTCTCTTCCCTAGAACCAGGCCCTGCCTGAAGCACTCTGCAGGTACAGCTATGCCAATTATACAATTCTGAAGTAAACACACTTCTTACTTACTTcccagcttttttccccttccaattCTCCCAGAATTAATTAAgactaaatcagaaaaagcaaaagtttGGGAACACGTAGGTTCCTCAAAGCAGGCAACTCTTGCAAGTTGCTAACTAGCCAACTAACAAGTGTTAGCAGCAGTGACTTCACCTACAAGCCAGGTCTGCAAGCAAAGTACATATAGAATGAGGCAAGTTTATTTCCTTCTTGCAAATCACTAGTGGTATGGAGTATTCTATTTGTGAAACCAAAGACTAAGATTGCATGGGCAGGGAAACCTCCTGCATTTCACAAGAATCATCTATTGCAACTCTGAAGAATTCTTTTGAGACTCTAAAAGTAAGAGCTAGTTCTCAGCTGGGGTGGTGCTAGGGCACACTGTCAAAACTGACACTACAATGGGCACACAATACATAGAAGAGGTAGATCTGCCAAGGAAAAGACAGCCTTCTTATGAAAGAGAAATTTTAGTGCAGTAATGCAATTCACAGCTATATGAGAAAAGATGTAGGAAAGCCACTTGTCCTCCTGAAAGACATTCagttccaaaataaaaaaatattattggaaACATGCCTGTTGTGCACACGCAGTGCATCATTTTCCACCCAACTTTTAATCCATATATTGCAAATACAGAATTTTAGTAATATGCTGGAGTCAGGATGCTCTGTTTCAGGTCAGCACATACTGAAATGGTAAGAAGGTCTGATTTGCCTGTACGTTACAGGCTTCAAAACCTGAAACTAAACAGCAGTGAATAAAGACCCAGGTGCCTTTTTCACTCACTGTAAAAACACACAAATGAAAAATCACAAAACATAGTGCTACTGTGAGATGCAATTATTCAGCAAAGATACAAAGTTCTAGTTGAAAGGCTGCACGTTAACTGTGTTGAGTTCAACTTTCCTTTTCCTAAGCCTAAAAAAATGTGACAGCGACTTTGTGAAGATGAACACACATATGGTTTACGTACTATGAATACTCTCTGCCTTCAAAAAGCAAATTTGACAGTGTGTCAGTGCATGAACAAAGATCTTTGTTGTATTGTGCTCTCCTTATCAAGCATTCTGAACCCCTAAAACACAAGTTACTCCAAATTACCATTTGACCAGCAATTTTAGCTCCCATTCAGATCCACTATTTTAGATTGCTGCCCCATCATATTAAAATTGAACACGTTATGTGCATGAATCTGTAGCATCAATTTCTTGATTTGGCAACACCACAAACTTTAAgggttttatttaaagaaatacacatttctctGACTTGTGAGCATATATCACCCATAAAGCTGCTTTATATACTGGAATGGGGACAGAGTTTTCAGTTAAGACGACCCACCCTTTCACCTTAGCTAGCAACCTTCCTGCAGTGTCAGTGGGCTAGAGGGAGGATTCAGTGCCAAAATTCACATTagaagcatttttgaaaaattcttACAAGGATTTTTTCTGGTGCAGATTGACACACACCCAATTTAAACAAGGTCCGCTCTCAAGCTCCATGTATCAACAGCCTTCTTGATTTTTACAGACCTTCTATTGCTAGATTATAAGTgttcatatatgtgtgtgtgttcatgggcacacatatacatgcatatacacaGAACTCAGAGGTTCAACACAAGATTTGCTCGTCTTGTAACCCAGCAACAATGACAAAGGAAGAGATTACAATTCTACCATTAAGATAGAGTTCAAACACCATGTCTGTTACTATCATATATCCTTTTACATATATAACACTTTCTATAGGAAAGAAGTTTCATACATTAAATATTGACAACCTTGTAAtgtattaaatacatatttattcaatattttattaagattattaaaaaaaataatcttagatACTCTTTATTTTCACAAGGTGTATGCAATTATGATGAGTAACCTACACTTAGGCTCTAACAGCCTAATCCAAACCCCATCAACCTTAATGGGCTTTAGATCAAGCGTGTGAGAGCACTGTAACAAACACTGTTTCAGGAGGTAAGTCCCATGCAACATCAAACTATGACAAGACACAAGAGGCTAAAAATGGCTcatcataatttattttatgttaaaatgtacagcttgggggggggggtgttgttttttgcagtttttatttttgtttcttgggtgggttttttgtgtgtgggtttttttttttttttaagtgactgaCTAAAAAGATAACAGATAAATACAAGAGTGTCACTGGGTCCTATTTTTACATGTATCAAGCCTCTTCTGTTCGGCCCTTACAGTCACTCTGTACAGGTACAAAGGCTACAAAAAAGGAAGCAATATAAACAGACACAAATAACTTTTGCCTTTTTACATGCGATCTGTAAGCTTAGTTTGAGCTATTCACACGCTACTgctctattttttcccttaaaaaataaCTCCAATATTTTATAAAGATAGAAAAATCTACAGATGGAATGAAAATGTAAAGTTAGAGGCATTTCCATAAAATAGCAACTTTACACCAaattcactacttttttttttaaatcctgccaAGTATTTGGACATatatgaaaatgtttcaaaacttGACAAATAAACACTGAGATGTTTCAATcaacaaaaaaatgtaacagtATTTATAAAACAGAAAGCTGCCTTTTTTCCTACCCCAGCCCCAAAGAAACTGGTCACAAAAATGGAAAAGTCTCAACTTTACACTAAACATACAGCAATAAAACCCTTTGAACTAACCAAAATGTGAATagcttttgcagctttttttttttaattattttttacaagttttataattaacaaaaatatagttctgttttttttaccCCTCAAACTAGGGTAACCTAATCAaggcaaaaaaattaagaaatggcTTACTGTTAAGCACAACACTTGTACAGTACTACAAAATGCACTGTCACTAACAAAGACATTAGCGGCATGCAGAAGTGTCaccttcagaaacaaaataatacaataaaaGAACTGCTAAAAGGCATTTACAtgtggggaaaggagagaaaaagctcACGATCCAGTACTGTCTGATAGTTTTGGAGTCTATTTATCCACATTTTTAATGGGAGCAGGCACATAAAATGGCTCTGAACCATCAGCTGCTGTGTAATTGCAGTTCATAGAAAGAGTTCTTCCTTTCCAGAGAACTTCAAGctcaatgaaataaaaaatggaaaaccacCTAATTCCCCCCAATGAAGAGAAGTTAAATcccacaagttaaaaaaaaaaaaaaagaaacaaaatacaaaacaagaaataaagaaaaaagaaaaacttgtatAAGGCTTTCTGCTGCATACAGCTTTTAAATGGTGCCAACAAATGTTTTTGCATTCACACCAATTGCTGGTTTTGAAATCGTACTCTCCAAAAGATATTTGTGCAGATCAATCCAATATGCCAGTTTGGTAGTCTGTCTCTCCAAAGGGCCTACCTTCTCATGTAGGATCCATTAAGAGACTGTTTAGACATGCCTGTATTCATGTAGCCATGATGCCCTGGAGGAGTGTACATCATGTTACTGTGGGGTGCTGTCTGCATTGGTTGCTGTGCATATGGCTGAGTTCCCATCATCCCCATCTGCATCTGCATAGGGTACTGGGGTGTTTGATTCATATACCCATGATTACTGTGATATCCACTATTCATCATTGGCTGGGACATACTATAACCATTCATAGCATTAAGGGTATTCATATTCATGTTCACTGAATTGACATTATAAGCTGGGGCTGGCATCAAATTTACACTCATGTTCATACCACGCTGCATCGTTAAGGTCCGCGCAGGCCCTTGCATGGCCACAGTCTGTGAAGCACGCCCATAAATTTGTGGCtgatgggctgcagcagcaggtggcAGAGGCGTGGATTTGGTTCTTACAGAAACATGACCTTTGCTGGCCATCTGAGTCTGCAGTCTTTGGGTGTGAGATATTCCAATATTCGATGAAGTCATATTACGCTGCAAAAGGGGAGGTGGCAAATTCATGGGAGGAGGAGTAAGGTTGGGGGGCGGGGTCATGGTAGCCTGTGCTTGGGGCCCTCCAGGAACAGCATGTGGAGACTGAGAAAGCTGAACAAGACCTGTATTACTTAAGGGGGTGGACAAAGAGGCACTGTTTGCATAGGAAGTTACAGCAGCTGAATGGCTGTAAGGCAAAGAATGATCCATAAGCGTGTTAGTTAACTGTTGCAGTTTGGCAAGGCTGAAGGTGGCAGATGGCTGTGAGTAATGCCCTGCTCCAAATTCACTCTGCCCCATTCTTTCATATAATCCAATGTTGGCATTACCAGTCTCAGGGATTTCAGGTAACTGCATAGGTGGTGTAAAATTAGCGGCCATGCTGCACTGGGATAACTGTTGGTTGCTGCTTGGAGGCCTTTCAACAACACAACCTTGGGGAGATTTTACATTACACGTGGGAGGAGAATTGATGTTTGTTTGTTGCATCATACTGCAGCTTCCATTAATGTTAGACATCTGCTGTGTCACTGCACAGCTACTCTGTGTTAGGTTACTGGATGTAAGGCTACTGTATGAGCAACTGTTTTGAGAAGAGTTGTTTCCACAGATACTACTACCCATTGTAGAATCGTAACTGCTTGGGTTTTCATAGTTTTCTGTTGTGCTCTCAATGCTCCCTAAGTCACTAAACCCACTATCCACAACCTGTTGTGAATGATCAGAAACTGAGGGAACGTCCATCATCGGGCTGGTCTCCATGTTCTGTAGAGACGGCACAGAAATGGCACTTTGATCTGGGCTGATCTGAGCGTAGCTGTTCTCTAAGGGAGCAACATTTGGACTATTAACAGAACGAACTGACTGGCTGGGATGAGAGTGTACAGACGAAACTGGGCTACTATGGTCAGACTGCTGACAATCATCCAGTGTGGTCATTTGGGGACTTTGGTCATTATGGGCATAGTTTTGCAAACTTCTACAGGCCTCTTGAGTCTCTGCACAGTCCTGAAACGTATCTTCATGTTCACTGGCTTCTTGGGTTAGAGACTGTACTGCTTGAACAGTCTCTGAATCAATCTCCATGGTCTCAGTACTCTCTCCCTTGAAATCAGAATGTGATTCTTCACCAGCTTTTTGGTCCTGGTTGTTATCTGTATGATCATCATCAGATTCAGGCACTGGGTCTGAATCTGTAGCAAGTTCTTTCTGGTCACTTTCACACTCATCAGCTGCAAGGTCAACACCACATTCCATTAAGTCTTCCTGATTTGAATTACCAGTTTGAACATTTACGTCTAAAAAAGACTGCTGAGTTTCCAGCATTTCTTTGAAAGCTTCACTAGGCAATTCCTCTTTCTCCACTTCTGTTGAACCCATGTGACTatcatcttcatcatctgcatcatGATCCTCATTGTGAGAAggttcttcatcctcctcctcctcctcctcctgatcaTCCAAATGCACAGACTCCTCTTTTTGCAGAAACACCTCTCctgctttgtctttttcttgatcttttaaattgattccattttcttctacattcctttcttcttccccagctttcaTTGTATcgttttcttgtttttcaaatgGTTCACTGGGTGGACACAGAGGTTCAGGTTCTACCTCTTTTACCTCACCATCTGGTAGTGGTAATACTTCAACAGGCTCTTTAATCCCTTCCTCCGTAACAGCAGGAACTGAGCAGGGCTTGTCTTCAGCAACTTCCTTTTGTTCCTCCACCATCACCTGATAGTCAGGCTCCATAGGAGTCTCGGGTGGAGTGTATAAATTTAGCTTAAAgccaggttttctttctttgctttgcctCCATTTAGAGGGACCACGCTTAACTCCTTTGGGCCAACCCTGTTTACTCTTTAAAGGTTCAAGATTGTCTTTAGTGCTTTCTTCCAACACAGCTACATCCTCTGTATTATCTTAGGAAGCAATAGAGACAAAAGAAAAGTCTTAGCTTGCACAAACTAATcaatattttcaaacataaacTCAAAAGTAATTTATAAACTCAAAATATATTAAGCAGCTCTGGAACAAGAGTTATAAACACATCTCAAACCACAATATAATGACATAATATCTACGGCTCAAACACACTTAAACAGATATATAAAGTTGTTCTTGTTTGGTGGCCTTTTAACAGTTACCATCAGAAGCACTATTGAAACACTAGAAGAATTCCAGAGATTTAAATCACAAGACATGTAAactaaagcaaaaatattgtCCAAATATTTGATTATcaacctttgtttttaaaatagaggTATGCCATCACTTTATAGAGACATTGATCTAATGCATATTCATCTTTTTCAATATTAGTAACATGAGAGTCTGGAGTTTCTTGTTTGACCATTCCAGAGGACAAGCCATAGTAAGCAGATAACCATGCTTTAGTaccaacactgaaaaaaaaaggtggttcaTTCTGGTGTCTTCTCATGGGCAGCATATCATGTCACAACTCACAATACATGACAAAAGGCAAAAGATAACTGAAATTAAACACAGTGCATCAGAACACTAAATCCATTGACTATAAAAAAAACTACCCAAACACATtcactcctctcttctctccccaggTATCACTTACACATACACCAGAAAAAGGGAGAATTCTTAGGATATAACATGCTGCACTTGGGAACATAATAGCTTCAGTGGTAGTCCTTTGCCAAGTTCTGCCTCTCACTGTAGTGTTGTAACACTCTTACAGTCAATTAATATGATGACATGGTCCATGGACAAATACACAGTATCAGTCTAGTTAAAGCAGTGCAAACATGACCACTGGGACATAGCTGGAACACTCTTAATTTGCTACCATTAGTTTAATTCATTtctgctgagaagcaggaaaaagcaaTGATATTCTAATGTACCTGTGCACTGGTTTGTAACAGCACCAACATTCGTAAGCATGGTTGCTCTAGTCACACAAAAGCTGTTCAAAATAGAAATCAGTGCATGATCCTTCAACTAAGGATCACAGAGATTAAACTTCCCATGCAATTATGGAAATACTAAAATAATACCCACTGGCTTCTTAGAGAAAATACATAGACCTAAGAATCTAGTCATTCATTCTGGAATTAAAACTTATAAGCGTAATTTGAGAGCCAGGAGGTCAAGGAATGACTATATGTTCAGAATAGCTCATTAGTAGTTTCACTATCCATCCATTAGCTTTTCTGCCAGGAAATATCCTTGAAGTCAAAACTAGATAAGCAGCTTTGAAAGAACACAGTTAAAACTATCCCCCcctttactgggaaaaaaatagggACCCTAGTACTGAGGACATATTGTGTCCCAGAAACAACAAACATTTCATTGAATTACCAACGATGCTGAATAGAAAGATATTTGTGTAAATCAAATCTTACTTTTTGCTTGTATCCTTTACCAAGGATACAAAACCAGTATTATACAATATTCCAGTGATACCCCTGCTCTGTTGGTAGAAAATGCCCTGTTGCAGGGACATAAAAGTTGTTTTTGGCAACATGACAAGACCTGCATTGCTTCTGAAtgaaaaacatttgctttctgaaCATAAAAAACCAGATTATAATATTAATGGGTCAGAAATAACAAAAGAAGTAAACacaatagaaacaaaacaaaaaaaaatctgaagccaTCCCTGAATTCTAATAAACTACATGAGATTAATGGCTCCAGTAGCACCTCTAAGAGGAAAGCACTATTAAGACTGTAAGATTTTAAGACTGAAATAGCTAAATACATCTTGTTAAAAATTTCCAGATTtatgacaaaaataaacacatcctTTGAAGGCCACCcaacaaattaattttgtgatGATACAACATTTTCAGCTTACTTGTACAATTGTCATCACTCCTGTAACAATGAATGTCTTTCTCCTCCTtgttctgctcttcctcctcctcctgtttctgCTGCCCAGGTTGATAATCAAAAGATTTTCTAATCACAGGCTTCAAGTCATCATCCTCCCCATCCATTTCACAGGTGGGTTCCAGCTGAGGCATGGCACGCTCTTCATCTGAGTTATCAAATGGCTCATTCAACACTTCTGTTGTTTCAGAAATTGTCTCTGTTGTAACACTGCTATTAATCCTTCTGCGTTTACGgccccttttctttttcagtatgaaaGGTCTCTGAAAAAGTAATTCCACAAATATAACTCTTCCTGCATTGCTGTTTATTAGCTGACTCTggatataaataaatacatttttgtgaatTGAGTTTACAATAATCTATTTACTCATTCAAAAAAACAACTTACATTGCACCAAATTCAAATGTAGATAGAATCTAAAAGTAAAATGTctgaacagttaaaataaatgtatctATACATGCACACAAACCTTTCTGTACATGAAAATTAAGATGAGAATTTTCTTCATATTGTAGTGACTTTTACCTTCTTCTGTCAAATAATATTCATCGCAATATTACATAAAATTGTACTTACATGTTATGTTTTTCCTCTGTAGATTTATAATCCCCCCAAAACCTTCACAAGTATCAAAGTTTATTCTTTTACATTTCTGGTTTCTGCTATTTTAGAAATAAGTATGTATACAGAAAAACAGGTAACAGCAAAGGAAGTGCACCTCAAGCTTCACATGGGTCTCACCAATACACTAAAAGAATCCTACAGTTGGctgctataaagaaaaaaaactgttccatagtttatatttctattattatGCATTCTCACAGATTTATAGTTACTTTTAAGTTTGGTCATCTATAGTATAAACAAAGGGACACTCCAGTTCCCTAACTCTCACCAGAGACACCTAAATACATATGCTAAGGTGAGTGTTTTCAAATTTTGGGATGCTTAGTTTACTAATAAGGCATTGAAATAGTTGATTTTTCAATCAAATTAAGAATTAGGTAAACACTGCAGTAATCAGGatttaacatttaaaatctgTTGGAAATTAGAAGAATATGggtaaaaaaacccttttgttttAACagcatttgctttgaaaaagaGTAATCCCCTTTAAGGATTTCCTataataaaaacaacagaaagacaaACACCACAAGCTGGACtccatcttaaaaagaaaaaaggaagaaccaTTAAAATATTGAACCAATACCAATGCCAAACAGCAGAGGGCAATCACTAGTTTAAAAATTAACAGGAAATTCTGATTGTTCTGTGGAAAAtccaaaagatgaaaaaatggatggaggagaaaaaacagaagacaggagTTGTTCAGTGTCCAAACAATATAGAAAGGATTAAAACAGTCTAATAAATGTTTGTAAAAAAACCAGATTGTTATTTTGATTATAACAATTTGATTGAAATCAGAGATGAATGACTTTAAACCAAAGCATTGAAGTAACACACCTTTCTTTTTAGGGCCAGTGACTGTGGCTTTGTCAGCCGGGGAGGTGAACTTTGTTGATTCTCATCCCCGCCATCCTCCTCGCTGCTTTCCTTAGATTGCTCTGTGGATTGCCCTCGCTCCCCCACCACTGCCACACTTTCTGGAGATcgcaaatatttatttttagattgtaCTTTTGCAGGTGATTGCCTACTATTAGTTCTTGTGGAGAATATTTCTTGCTCTTCCTTTTCCCAGCAGCTAGCTTGTTCCATCAGACGCTCAGCCTGAAGGGTTGAGGTTAAAATAACGGGTCACTGAAACAGCATTTACTTAGCCATATCCTTTACGTTCAGCTAAAGAGTTACAATAAGTCAACCCTGATTAGTACTGCTGGCTAACCTAGCAACAACATTTCAGCTGAATCATCTAGTAGCTCCTTTACAACAGTTAGGATAACAAACCAAAGAAGATTGCATTTCATGGGATATTTAGCACTATTAATGATGCAGCGAATTGATTTAAGTCCTTTAGCACTACATTACATGCCCACTGACATGGATCACTTTGAGCAAGTTCATAACACAAAGAATCGATTGACACTGCAGCCCCTGAGCTCTGCACCAAATTTGATCTGATTACATGCTCTTCGACTACCTCAAGAGTGATAAATACGGTTCCATGACAAGTGATTCATGTTTTAAGTTTTCATATTCATCCCCCCAAAGTTACCATGTCTTGCCGCACAGCTTCCAAAAATTGTGCATTACAGTAATATCAGTATCCTCTATCATTAAGCAGCAGTCAAAGTAAAAACTGCTCTATTTAAGACAGCCTAATGTTGAATATTCAGAGTGATGAAATCCAAAGCAAGGGGAATTCAGAGTAAGAAGTTTCTGCTATTacctccttttctgcttctctctcttcttcagaaACTGCAGCATTAGAAACTAACAAAGGAGTCCATCTCAAGCTTTCAGGATCTACTTCATTGATACGTGGATTCGCTTTCAGTTTCTCCATATGACTTGAAATCAGCTTTTCCCTTCTAATAATTACAAATCTACAATCCaataaacagtaatttattttagaaaacgATCTTCTAAAACAACCTTCCTACAGTTTAAATCCTTTTGCACAATAACCTGTGAAAATAGATGAGTAAATAAATGGATACATCAAACTGAAAATATCAGCTGACACTACTGACTGTTTACTAAGAggaagtgagaaaaaaaacaatttatgAAGTGAAAGCTCAATACTAAACATCACTAGGGCAACAGAGACAGAAGTAAAGGTTTTATAGTTGATTACTCTAAATCCATGCAAGAGGTTTAGTGTTAGCACTTCAGTCACTGCCAGAACAATTTCCATGTTTAATATAACATAGAAGCATAAATAGAAAACACTGTGGATCATCAAGTAGAGTGAGAAAGTCATTAATATTACAACTGAAGACTGTTCGGCAACTATCTGGACAAGAGAGCAAGTTAGAAACACAGGTTTTCTAATGAAGCATAAAAGCGTACCTTAGCCCTATGCTgatgcagtagaaaacaattttctaattACTATGAAATGAAGTAGCATATCAACAGTAGGTAAAGACTAACATAATAACACAGTGTGTTAATATACTAGCACATAACCCAAAGTCTCTTGTTACAAATCACAGAataccaagttggaagggacctcaagaatcatctggtctgacctttcttggcaaaaacacagtctagacaagacAGCCCAGCACCCCATCCAGCTgtatcttaaaagtgtccaatgttggggaatgCACAagttccctggggagattattccaatggctgattgttctcattctGAAAAACTTcccttgtgtccaatcagaatctccccaagAGTAACTTGCACCCATTAcaccttgtcttttccatgtgactccttgtaaaaatggagtcttcatcttctttgtagccaccctttaaatagtGGATCATGgtggtaaggtctcccctaagcaCTCTCTTCTCAagactaaacaaacccaaatcTCCTAGCCTTTCCTtacatggcaggcttcccagtcctttgatcaaCTTTGTGGACCTcctctgggccctctccagcctggccacatcttttttgtatagtgggaaccaaaattgaacacagtattccaggtgtgacctgacaagcgctgagtgggataatgacttctttatctctgctggtgatacCCTTACTGATGCAACCaggcatcctgttggctttctttgccacagcagcacactgttcactcatattgagcctgTTGccccaccaggactcccaggtccctttccacagaccTG is part of the Strix uralensis isolate ZFMK-TIS-50842 chromosome 7, bStrUra1, whole genome shotgun sequence genome and encodes:
- the KAT6B gene encoding histone acetyltransferase KAT6B isoform X3, encoding MKRGWSHRGIKYHFMGGHPSCLKFCPELTTNVKALRWQCIECKTCSACRIQGKNADNMLFCDSCDRGFHMECCDPPLSRMPKGMWICQVCRPKKKGRKLLHEKAAQIRRRYAKPIGRPKNKLKQRMLSVTSDEGSVNAFTGRGSPGRGQKTKVCTTPSSGHAASVKDSSSRLPVTDPTRPGATTKITTTSTYISASTLKVNKKTKGLIDGLTKFFTPSPDGRRSRGEIIDFSKHYRPRKKVSQKQSCTSLVLATGTTQKLKPPPSSLLPPTPISGQSPSSQKSSTSTSSNSPQSSCSQSSVPSFSSLPNNSQLKGLFDGLSHIYTTQGQSRKKGHPSYAPPKHLRRKPELSSTSKSNSCFYGKKEVGSRFISHACTSGWGVSRGHAFKAIAHLKRTTFLKKHRNLGRLKYKVTPQMGTPSPGKGSLADGRIKPDQDDDTEIKLSIKQENTDVFLVGSKDTVTQEDLEVFKQARELSLEKIGCKNTGETSGRYPSVIEFGKYEIQTWYSSPYPQEYARLPKLYLCEFCLKYMKSKNILLRHSKKCGWFHPPANEIYRRNDLSVFEVDGNVSKIYCQNLCLLAKLFLDHKTLYYDVEPFLFYVLTKNDEKGCHLVGYFSKEKLCQQKYNVSCIMIMPQYQRQGFGRFLIDFSYLLSRREGQAGSPEKPLSDLGRLSYLAYWKSVILEYLNCHHEKQISIKGMSRATGMCPHDIATTLQQHSMIDKREDRFVIIRREKLISSHMEKLKANPRINEVDPESLRWTPLLVSNAAVSEEEREAEKEAERLMEQASCWEKEEQEIFSTRTNSRQSPAKVQSKNKYLRSPESVAVVGERGQSTEQSKESSEEDGGDENQQSSPPRLTKPQSLALKRKRPFILKKKRGRKRRRINSSVTTETISETTEVLNEPFDNSDEERAMPQLEPTCEMDGEDDDLKPVIRKSFDYQPGQQKQEEEEEQNKEEKDIHCYRSDDNCTNNTEDVAVLEESTKDNLEPLKSKQGWPKGVKRGPSKWRQSKERKPGFKLNLYTPPETPMEPDYQVMVEEQKEVAEDKPCSVPAVTEEGIKEPVEVLPLPDGEVKEVEPEPLCPPSEPFEKQENDTMKAGEEERNVEENGINLKDQEKDKAGEVFLQKEESVHLDDQEEEEEEDEEPSHNEDHDADDEDDSHMGSTEVEKEELPSEAFKEMLETQQSFLDVNVQTGNSNQEDLMECGVDLAADECESDQKELATDSDPVPESDDDHTDNNQDQKAGEESHSDFKGESTETMEIDSETVQAVQSLTQEASEHEDTFQDCAETQEACRSLQNYAHNDQSPQMTTLDDCQQSDHSSPVSSVHSHPSQSVRSVNSPNVAPLENSYAQISPDQSAISVPSLQNMETSPMMDVPSVSDHSQQVVDSGFSDLGSIESTTENYENPSSYDSTMGSSICGNNSSQNSCSYSSLTSSNLTQSSCAVTQQMSNINGSCSMMQQTNINSPPTCNVKSPQGCVVERPPSSNQQLSQCSMAANFTPPMQLPEIPETGNANIGLYERMGQSEFGAGHYSQPSATFSLAKLQQLTNTLMDHSLPYSHSAAVTSYANSASLSTPLSNTGLVQLSQSPHAVPGGPQAQATMTPPPNLTPPPMNLPPPLLQRNMTSSNIGISHTQRLQTQMASKGHVSVRTKSTPLPPAAAAHQPQIYGRASQTVAMQGPARTLTMQRGMNMSVNLMPAPAYNVNSVNMNMNTLNAMNGYSMSQPMMNSGYHSNHGYMNQTPQYPMQMQMGMMGTQPYAQQPMQTAPHSNMMYTPPGHHGYMNTGMSKQSLNGSYMRR
- the KAT6B gene encoding histone acetyltransferase KAT6B isoform X6; its protein translation is MWICQVCRPKKKGRKLLHEKAAQIRRRYAKPIGRPKNKLKQRMLSVTSDEGSVNAFTGRGSPGRGQKTKVCTTPSSGHAASVKDSSSRLPVTDPTRPGATTKITTTSTYISASTLKVNKKTKGLIDGLTKFFTPSPDGRRSRGEIIDFSKHYRPRKKVSQKQSCTSLVLATGTTQKLKPPPSSLLPPTPISGQSPSSQKSSTSTSSNSPQSSCSQSSVPSFSSLPNNSQLKGLFDGLSHIYTTQGQSRKKGHPSYAPPKHLRRKPELSSTSKSNSCFYGKKEVGSRFISHACTSGWGVSRGHAFKAIAHLKRTTFLKKHRNLGRLKYKVTPQMGTPSPGKGSLADGRIKPDQDDDTEIKLSIKQENTDVFLVGSKDTVTQEDLEVFKQARELSLEKIGCKNTGETSGRYPSVIEFGKYEIQTWYSSPYPQEYARLPKLYLCEFCLKYMKSKNILLRHSKKCGWFHPPANEIYRRNDLSVFEVDGNVSKIYCQNLCLLAKLFLDHKTLYYDVEPFLFYVLTKNDEKGCHLVGYFSKEKLCQQKYNVSCIMIMPQYQRQGFGRFLIDFSYLLSRREGQAGSPEKPLSDLGRLSYLAYWKSVILEYLNCHHEKQISIKGMSRATGMCPHDIATTLQQHSMIDKREDRFVIIRREKLISSHMEKLKANPRINEVDPESLRWTPLLVSNAAVSEEEREAEKEAERLMEQASCWEKEEQEIFSTRTNSRQSPAKVQSKNKYLRSPESVAVVGERGQSTEQSKESSEEDGGDENQQSSPPRLTKPQSLALKRKRPFILKKKRGRKRRRINSSVTTETISETTEVLNEPFDNSDEERAMPQLEPTCEMDGEDDDLKPVIRKSFDYQPGQQKQEEEEEQNKEEKDIHCYRSDDNCTNNTEDVAVLEESTKDNLEPLKSKQGWPKGVKRGPSKWRQSKERKPGFKLNLYTPPETPMEPDYQVMVEEQKEVAEDKPCSVPAVTEEGIKEPVEVLPLPDGEVKEVEPEPLCPPSEPFEKQENDTMKAGEEERNVEENGINLKDQEKDKAGEVFLQKEESVHLDDQEEEEEEDEEPSHNEDHDADDEDDSHMGSTEVEKEELPSEAFKEMLETQQSFLDVNVQTGNSNQEDLMECGVDLAADECESDQKELATDSDPVPESDDDHTDNNQDQKAGEESHSDFKGESTETMEIDSETVQAVQSLTQEASEHEDTFQDCAETQEACRSLQNYAHNDQSPQMTTLDDCQQSDHSSPVSSVHSHPSQSVRSVNSPNVAPLENSYAQISPDQSAISVPSLQNMETSPMMDVPSVSDHSQQVVDSGFSDLGSIESTTENYENPSSYDSTMGSSICGNNSSQNSCSYSSLTSSNLTQSSCAVTQQMSNINGSCSMMQQTNINSPPTCNVKSPQGCVVERPPSSNQQLSQCSMAANFTPPMQLPEIPETGNANIGLYERMGQSEFGAGHYSQPSATFSLAKLQQLTNTLMDHSLPYSHSAAVTSYANSASLSTPLSNTGLVQLSQSPHAVPGGPQAQATMTPPPNLTPPPMNLPPPLLQRNMTSSNIGISHTQRLQTQMASKGHVSVRTKSTPLPPAAAAHQPQIYGRASQTVAMQGPARTLTMQRGMNMSVNLMPAPAYNVNSVNMNMNTLNAMNGYSMSQPMMNSGYHSNHGYMNQTPQYPMQMQMGMMGTQPYAQQPMQTAPHSNMMYTPPGHHGYMNTGMSKQSLNGSYMRR